The following is a genomic window from Nitrososphaerales archaeon.
ATCAACAATCGCCGGAGCTTTAGCAACACTTGTGCTAGAAGATAACCCGAATCTTATTCCAAATCCTGATGTAAGTAGATGGGCTGAGGAAATCTCACAAATTTTGGGTGAAGGCTTAAAATTACGCGGGCCATATCTTATACGTGATAAAGAGGTGTTTGTTCAAGCAAATGTAGAATCATTTATCAGAGTTGCTGATCTTCGATGCACCTTTCCCGAGAGGTTATTGAAACCAACATTTGTTAGCATGTTTGGAATAAAAATGGATGACAGAAAGAGAACCGCTTCTGAACCGACTGCTAACAGGTCTATGCTTTATTCAACCCAAATGGTTGCATACGATGGAAGCGATGTTTGTATAGGTATTGATATAGTTAGTTGTTCCTCTAGATTGGAGGACGCCCTTTCTAAGAAAAAAATTATCCGTCTTGGAGGCGAGGGCAGACTTGTTGCAATTGCTGCTTCTGACACACATAGATTGCATAGTGGGGAAGGCAATTACCTATTCATCATCTCGCCTGCCTTATTCGAAACGACTAATGATAATGTAGACAGAGCGATCAATAATGTGTTATTAGAAATTGAAAGAAACTGTGGGATAAAGACAAATTTTCATAAGGCTTCTTTTGGTCTAATAGGCGGCTTCAGTTCTACGCAATTAAGGAAAAGAAAGCCGATTTATGCTGCCGTTATGCCCGGATCTATATTACAAGTAGGCACTGAACAAGAGGCTTCAAGACTGGCTAACGAAGGAATTGGCTTGTTTTCAGATCTTGGCTTTGGGTCAGCTATAAGAATCTAAAAGGCATCATAAACAAATGTTGACTCTTGCATATAATTTACTTCCGGTCTAACTGCTTCTTGCTAT
Proteins encoded in this region:
- a CDS encoding type III-B CRISPR module-associated Cmr3 family protein produces the protein MTVQSVCFRIVEPMMFKGSAEFSPDVTGPQVMAQSNILPYPSTIAGALATLVLEDNPNLIPNPDVSRWAEEISQILGEGLKLRGPYLIRDKEVFVQANVESFIRVADLRCTFPERLLKPTFVSMFGIKMDDRKRTASEPTANRSMLYSTQMVAYDGSDVCIGIDIVSCSSRLEDALSKKKIIRLGGEGRLVAIAASDTHRLHSGEGNYLFIISPALFETTNDNVDRAINNVLLEIERNCGIKTNFHKASFGLIGGFSSTQLRKRKPIYAAVMPGSILQVGTEQEASRLANEGIGLFSDLGFGSAIRI